GCTATCAGCTTTTTCGGGCGGAGCAGCATTTGTAAAGCTAGGTCTTCTTCCCTTTTTTGCATCGCCATAGAGTGTGAATTGTGATACAACAAGGGCGCTACCACCAACGTCAAGCAGAGATAAATTCATTTTTCCTTCGCCGTCTTCAAAGATTCTGAGATTGGCGGTTTTCTCAGCTAACCAATAGGCGTCCTCAGACGTGTCATTTATACCGACGCCTAAGAGCACTGCTACTCCATGGCCAATTTTTCCGACAGTCCTATTATTAATTTTGACCGATGCCGATTTTACCCGCTGTATTACCGCTCTCATGAATGCTCTCTACCTGTAATGCTGACCCGGCGAACCTCAAGAATATCGCCCAATGTGGCAACGCTATTAATTAATCTGTTCAGGTGGTCAAGGTCATTCACTTCCACAATTAGATCAAAGTATGCAGTTTTGTCTGGTCGCGATGCAATCTTCGCAGATGAGATGTTTGTTTTAGATTCGCTAAATATCGCCGATATGTCGTTTAACAAGCCCACGCGATCAAGTGCTTTGATGAAAAGCCCGGCTTGGAAACGCTCGCCATCTCCATGCGTCCATTCTACTTCTACCATCCTATCGGGTTCCTTTTCGTAATAAATCGCTATGTTTGGGCAGGATTTCCTGTGCAGTGCTACGCCCCTACCCCGCGTTACGTATCCGACGATTTCGTCACCAGGAATTGGTGCACAACATTTCGCTCGTCTTATTGCAACACCATCTACCCCTCCTGCAACTATCCCTAATTTTGCCTCAAGAGGGGGACGCTTTCCTGAGACACTTAGTCTTGGAGCCGGCTGTTGTGTTGCTGTTAACTTATGGATAATGGTCAGAGCCGCAATATGCCCATTGCCAATTGCAGCAAACAAGTCATCTTCGGATTGAAATTTCAGAGATGCTAGTATTTTCTGCAGGTTTTCAGGTTTTAGAAAATCGTCAGGATTCAAACCCTGGCGTTCAATTTCTTTTTCAAGAATTTCTCGGCCTTTTGCTACGTTCTCCGCATGATAAAGTTTGCGATAAAAGGCCTTGATGCGATTTCGCGCAGTAGATGTCCGTACAAAGTTGAGCCAGTCTCGGCTTGGAACGGCGTTGCTTCTCGATATAATTTCAACTATGTCGCCGTTGTTGAATTTGTAATTCAGCGGAACAATTCGTCCGTTAACCTTCGCGCCAACGCAATGATTGCCAAGGTCGCTGTGAATCCG
This window of the Armatimonadota bacterium genome carries:
- the dtd gene encoding D-tyrosyl-tRNA(Tyr) deacylase, coding for MRAVIQRVKSASVKINNRTVGKIGHGVAVLLGVGINDTSEDAYWLAEKTANLRIFEDGEGKMNLSLLDVGGSALVVSQFTLYGDAKKGRRPSFTNAAPPEKADSLYQEYVEKLQSLGVPVETGVFGAKMLVTIKNDGPVTLLLDTEDH